The Blautia pseudococcoides genome segment CATCCGTTCCCACGGGGTGCCGAGGAGGATTTACGAGCTGCTCCGGGAAAAAGGACTGGACTATGTGGATGTGACTTGTCCCTTCGTGCTGAAGATCCACAGGATCGTGGAGCGGGAAAGCCGTGCGGGACGCCATATTGTCATTATAGGAGATAAAGACCATCCGGAGGTAGAGGGGACCCGGGGCTGGTGTGAAGGTCCCTCGACAGTCATCAAAACAAGGGAAGAGGCTGAAAAATTCCTGCGGGAAGGCCATGAAAATGTATGTATTGTCTCGCAGACGACATTTAATTACAAGAATTTTCAAGAACTAGTTGAAATTTTAGCCAAAAAGAGGTATGATAGACTTGTTTTAAATACGATTTGCAATGCAACCAATGAGCGACAGGCAGAAGCGGCAGAGATTGCAAAGACAGTAGACGCCATGATTGTCATAGGAGGCAAACATAGCTCAAACACCCAGAAGCTGTTTGAGATATGTAAAGGCGTATGTAAAAACACATACTATATACAGACACTTGCTGACTTGGATTCTGATAGTTTTCGATCCATTCAATGTGTAGGTATTACAGCAGGGGCTTCAACCCCAAATAAAATAATTGAGGAGGTTTCAAAACATGTCAGAATTAAGTTTTGAACAGATGTTAGACGAATCATTTAAGACAATCAGAAATGGGGAGGTAGTCGAAGGTACTATCATCGGTGTTAAAGAAGATGAAATTATCCTGAACATTGGCTATAAAGCAGATGGTATCATCACAAGAAACGAATATTCCAACGATTCTAATCTTGACCTGACTACTGTAGTTTCCGTAGGAGACACCATGGAGGCAAAGGTTCTGAAAGTCAACGACGGCGAAGGACAGGTTCTCTTGACATACAAGAGACTGGCAGCTGAGAAAGGCAACAAGAGACTGGAGGAAGCTTTTGAAAATAAAGAGGTCCTGACAGCAAAAGTAACACAGGTTCTGGACGGCGGTTTAAGTGTTGTCTTAGATGAGGCAAGAGTGTTCATTCCGGCAAGTCTGGTATCCGATTCTTATGAAAAAGACCTGACAAAATATCAGGATCAGGAAATTGAATTCGTGATCACGGAATTCAACCCGAGAAGACGCCGTATCATCGGTGACCGCAAACAGCTTCTGATGGCTAAAAAAGCTGAAATGCAGAAAGAACTGTTCGAGAGGATCCATCCGGGTGATGTGGTTGAAGGAACGATCAAAAATGTAACGGATTTCGGTGCGTTCATTGATTTAGGCGGAGCTGACGGCCTGCTTCACATCTCTGAAATGTCCTGGGGCAGAGTGGAAAACCCGAAAAAGGTATTCAAAGCCGGTGGGCCGATCCGAGTGCTGATCAAAGATATCAATGGTGACAAGATTGCCCTGAGCCTGAAATTCGAGGATCAGAACCCATGGCTGGATGCAGCAGAGAAATACGCTGCAGGCAATGTGGTAGAAGGCAGAATCGCACGTATGACAGATTTCGGTGCATTCATTGAGCTGGAGCCGGGCGTAGATGCATTACTGCACGTATCCCAGATTTCCAGAGCACACGTGGACAAACCGTCTGACGTATTATCCGTAGGACAGGTAGTTACAGCTAAAGTTGTGGACTTCAACGGAGAAGAGAAAAAAATCAGCCTGAGCATGAAAGCTCTGGAGCCGGCTTCTGATGACAGAGATGAAGCAGGATATGATACAGAAGAATAAGAGATATGATTTCAGAATGGCGGAAGTGCTGTGCGCATGTTTTGTCCTGAGTCATAAAAGACCGGCAGCGAAGCAGATTCGCTGCCGGTCTTCTTTCCCTTCTGTCAGACACGTGCCTGGTTTTTCAGATATTCGTGCAGATAAGATTTCTGCATCTCCTGGCTTTTAAGAAAGCTGTCCGTCCACTGGATATAGGAATCCTCGGATGCGTAGGCGGGTTTTAAGACAGGAAGACCGGGTGTGCCAAAGGCCCGGAGAAAATAACCGCTTACTCTTTTGCAGCAGTTGGAAGCTTTTGCTTTTTCCCGGCAGGCAGGGTCCACATACACCCCCACACTTTTATGGACTGCCTCATCCTCCAGAGGAAGATAGTAATAATTCTTATAGTCAGGATAATAGTATTTTAAAGTGCCTTCCAAAAGAGGCATTTTCATTTTGCCGCAGTCCTTCTCCACGGTGACGTAAGCACAGGGCAGAGAAAAAGAAAGCGGGACAGGGAAGGAGAGGGGCAGTTTCAATGTGAAAAGGATTTCCTTTTGGAGGCTTCCGTCCATGGTCCTGTCTGTCACTTCCCGGACGGAAGGGACCTGGAAATCTCCCCGAAAAAGGACCAGGAGGGCACCAAAAGCCAGAAGACGGCCCATGCCCTCCACATCATCATGATTGTGTAGGAACAGGAGGTCTAAAAGCGGTTCCCGGCCTGTTTTGGCGTAGGTGCGGTAGACCTTGATCAGTTCCTTTCCGTTCATGGTATCCTTTCTTTTGTATCCGGACAAAGGTTCCAGGGATTTTTGGCGGAAGTTCTCTGTCCCAAGAAGGGAACGGAAAGGCTGAAGGGCGCGGTAGAGGTCCACGGATACGGCATCTGTGAAGGGTGCTGTAAGTCCGTAGCCCCTGTATTTGTGCTGCAGGTAAGGAATATCAAAGGTACTGCCGTTAAAGTGCAGAAAACAGCTTTTCCCGGCGCACAGAGCCTGAAAGGCTTTCAGCACGGAAATTTCTTCCTCCTCATTCTCTTTTTCTGCGAGAAATTGTACCATCTCCCATTTGCCGTCTGTACACAGCGCGGCTCCGATCAGATACACCCGGCTGTTATGATGGCTCAGTCCTGTTGTTTCAATATCAAAAAATAATAAGTCATCTTCCCCGGTGTCTGCAGGAAGAAAGTGTTTAGCATATTCTGGCATAAATTGATAATTAAATATCTTGTTTGTTAGCATTTTAACAATAACCTTTCTAATTGTATCAAAAATAATACGAAAAATAGACAAATCATTGTAGCAGTTTTTTGAAAATAATGTTATATTATATAAAGACGTAACAAATACCAAATGGGGCATCCTCTGCCCCGGAATAGACATAAGAAGGAGGCATCTATGGATTTTAAAGTTGCAGGAATCTCTCTGTATTATATCATAAACTGGTTTTTTATCTATAGTTTTTTGGGCTGGGTGTGGGAATCCTGTTACGTTTCCGTCAAATCAAAAAAACCGGTGAACAGAGGATTTATCAATGGTCCGTTCTGCACCATTTACGGGTTTGGCGCTGTCAGCGTCTATCTCATCCTGAAAGATTTTGATCAGAATCTTCTGGTGCTCTACATAGGAGGCGTGGTGGTTGCCACTGTGCTGGAATTTATGACCGGATGGCTGATGGAGACGATCTTCCACACCAGATGGTGGGATTACAGCAAAAAAAAATGCAACCTACACGGGTACATCTGTCTTGGTTCTTCCCTTGCCTGGGGTGTCTTTACCGTTCTGCTGTTTAGGGTATTCCAGCCTTTTGTGGAATGGCTGACCAATCTTTACCCTGTTACCATAGGAACCATTGCCGTAAGTATTGTTGTAATTCTGTACGGTGCGGATTTTATTACTTCCGCAGTCGCTGCGTTTGGCATCAGCAAGAGATTTGCCAGAGTGGAGGATATGCTGGAGGATTTGACCGCATACCTGCAGACTACAAAGCTGTATGAGACAAAAGAGGAGATCAGGGATAAACTGGAAGAGATCAGAGCTTTCAATCTGGCCGATGCTGCGGAAAAGATCGGTACCAAGAAATCTGAGTTCACCCAATTGCTCGAGGAACGCTTTTCCCTCTCTGAGAATTATATGGAAAAGAAAGCGGAGCTTGAGAAACGTATGGATGAGTTTTCGGAAAAATATCTGTCCGCAAGGAAAAAATCCAACCTTGTCGGCAAACGTATGATCCATGCTTACCCCGGACTGCGGGCGGAATTCAGGCGCTATAAAGAAAGAAAAGCCAAAAAACATTAACTGGCTTCTTATATTATTCAATAAAAGGAGGGACTACACATGGCGTTTTTAACCTTTAAGGGCGGCGTACACCCTTATGATGGAAAAGAACTGTCAAAAGACAAGCCTATAACGGATTACCTGCCGAAACAAGAGCTGGTCTATCCGTTATCACAGCACATAGGCGCACCTGCAAAGTCCATTGTGGCGAAAGGTGACCATGTACTGGCCGGGCAGAAAATTGCTGAGACGGGAGGTTTTGTTTCCTCACCCATTCACGCATCCGTTTCCGGTACCGTAACTGCAGTAGGCAGGGTACGGAATAACATGGGAAATATGGTGGATGCCATTACCGTGGAGAATGATGGGAAATACGAGAGCATTGAAATGCAGAAGGTGGACTCTCTGGATTCTCTTTCCAAAGAGGAGATCATCAAAAGGATTCAGGACGGCGGTGTTGTCGGTATGGGCGGAGCTGGTTTCCCCACCCATGTGAAGCTGTCTCCAAAGGAACCGGACAAAATTGAGTATGTCCTGGTGAACGGAGCCGAGTGTGAACCTTATCTGACATCGGATTACCGGCGGATGATGGAACAGCCTGAGCTGGTAGTAGGCGGGCTGAAATGCATGCTGAAGCTTTTTGACAACGCAAAGGGATGCATCTGCATTGAGGACAACAAACCGGATTGTGTTGCAAAGATGACAGAGTTTGTGAAGGATGAGCCGCGTATAGAGGTGAAAACCCTCAAGACAAAATACCCGCAGGGCGCAGAGCGCTGTCTGATCAATGCTGTTACAGACAGAGAACTGAATTCCTCCATGCTTCCCGCGGACGTGGGATGTGTTGTGGACAATGTTGATACGGTATGTGCTATCTGCAGGGCTGTTTTGGAGGGACGTCCTGTGATCGAGAAAATAGTCACCGTGACAGGGGACGGCATAGCCAATCCCCAGAACTTCCGGGTAAAGACCGGCACCAGTTTCGCGGAACTGATCGAGGCAGCCGGGGGCTTTAAAGGCCCTGTGGAGAAAGTGATCTCCGGCGGCCCTATGATGGGCTTCGCCATGTTTGATTATCATGTGCCCATTGTAAAAACTTCGTCCGCCATCCTGTGTCTGACAAAAGATGTGGTGGCAGCCAATGAAGAGTCGGCCTGTATCAACTGCGGACGCTGTGTCAGCGGATGTCCCGCAAGGCTGGTTCCTTCCCGTCTGGCAACATATGCGGAAGAGGGACAGGAAGAACTGTTTGTGAAATTTAATGGTATGGAGTGTGTGGAGTGTGGCTGCTGCAGCTTTGTCTGTCCGGCTAAAAGGCCCCTGACCCAGTCTGTCCGGTCCATGAGAAAAATGGTTCTTGCCAACAGGAAAAAGCCAAAGTAGGAGGAGAATAACATGAGTGACTTATTACATATTTCATCTTCGCCTCATGTGCGGTCGAAGGTGAGCACCAGCGGCATTATGGGCACGGTACTGCTCGCACTGCTGCCGGCAGCTTTATTTGGTATCTATAATTTTGGGCCTCACGCGCTTTTGCTGATTTTGATCTCTATGGCAACATGTGTGGCAACAGAGGCGGTCTATGAACATTTTATGCACAAAAAGCTGACGGTCAGGGACTACAGTGCAGCTGTCACCGGCCTTCTTCTGGCCCTGAACCTGCCGCCGTCCGCACCCTGGTGGATACCGGTCATCGGTGGTGT includes the following:
- the ispH gene encoding 4-hydroxy-3-methylbut-2-enyl diphosphate reductase; protein product: MEVKTAKSAGFCFGVKRAVEKVYEVAGEKRSGVYTYGSIIHNEEVVGDLEKKGVSVLNSEEELKALAEGTVIIRSHGVPRRIYELLREKGLDYVDVTCPFVLKIHRIVERESRAGRHIVIIGDKDHPEVEGTRGWCEGPSTVIKTREEAEKFLREGHENVCIVSQTTFNYKNFQELVEILAKKRYDRLVLNTICNATNERQAEAAEIAKTVDAMIVIGGKHSSNTQKLFEICKGVCKNTYYIQTLADLDSDSFRSIQCVGITAGASTPNKIIEEVSKHVRIKF
- the rpsA gene encoding 30S ribosomal protein S1, whose product is MSELSFEQMLDESFKTIRNGEVVEGTIIGVKEDEIILNIGYKADGIITRNEYSNDSNLDLTTVVSVGDTMEAKVLKVNDGEGQVLLTYKRLAAEKGNKRLEEAFENKEVLTAKVTQVLDGGLSVVLDEARVFIPASLVSDSYEKDLTKYQDQEIEFVITEFNPRRRRIIGDRKQLLMAKKAEMQKELFERIHPGDVVEGTIKNVTDFGAFIDLGGADGLLHISEMSWGRVENPKKVFKAGGPIRVLIKDINGDKIALSLKFEDQNPWLDAAEKYAAGNVVEGRIARMTDFGAFIELEPGVDALLHVSQISRAHVDKPSDVLSVGQVVTAKVVDFNGEEKKISLSMKALEPASDDRDEAGYDTEE
- a CDS encoding ribonuclease H-like domain-containing protein, whose product is MLTNKIFNYQFMPEYAKHFLPADTGEDDLLFFDIETTGLSHHNSRVYLIGAALCTDGKWEMVQFLAEKENEEEEISVLKAFQALCAGKSCFLHFNGSTFDIPYLQHKYRGYGLTAPFTDAVSVDLYRALQPFRSLLGTENFRQKSLEPLSGYKRKDTMNGKELIKVYRTYAKTGREPLLDLLFLHNHDDVEGMGRLLAFGALLVLFRGDFQVPSVREVTDRTMDGSLQKEILFTLKLPLSFPVPLSFSLPCAYVTVEKDCGKMKMPLLEGTLKYYYPDYKNYYYLPLEDEAVHKSVGVYVDPACREKAKASNCCKRVSGYFLRAFGTPGLPVLKPAYASEDSYIQWTDSFLKSQEMQKSYLHEYLKNQARV
- a CDS encoding putative ABC transporter permease: MDFKVAGISLYYIINWFFIYSFLGWVWESCYVSVKSKKPVNRGFINGPFCTIYGFGAVSVYLILKDFDQNLLVLYIGGVVVATVLEFMTGWLMETIFHTRWWDYSKKKCNLHGYICLGSSLAWGVFTVLLFRVFQPFVEWLTNLYPVTIGTIAVSIVVILYGADFITSAVAAFGISKRFARVEDMLEDLTAYLQTTKLYETKEEIRDKLEEIRAFNLADAAEKIGTKKSEFTQLLEERFSLSENYMEKKAELEKRMDEFSEKYLSARKKSNLVGKRMIHAYPGLRAEFRRYKERKAKKH
- the rsxC gene encoding electron transport complex subunit RsxC; the encoded protein is MAFLTFKGGVHPYDGKELSKDKPITDYLPKQELVYPLSQHIGAPAKSIVAKGDHVLAGQKIAETGGFVSSPIHASVSGTVTAVGRVRNNMGNMVDAITVENDGKYESIEMQKVDSLDSLSKEEIIKRIQDGGVVGMGGAGFPTHVKLSPKEPDKIEYVLVNGAECEPYLTSDYRRMMEQPELVVGGLKCMLKLFDNAKGCICIEDNKPDCVAKMTEFVKDEPRIEVKTLKTKYPQGAERCLINAVTDRELNSSMLPADVGCVVDNVDTVCAICRAVLEGRPVIEKIVTVTGDGIANPQNFRVKTGTSFAELIEAAGGFKGPVEKVISGGPMMGFAMFDYHVPIVKTSSAILCLTKDVVAANEESACINCGRCVSGCPARLVPSRLATYAEEGQEELFVKFNGMECVECGCCSFVCPAKRPLTQSVRSMRKMVLANRKKPK